CTTTTTCCATCATCCTATTTTTCTCACTACTATTCCCAATATTTCTGTATATCTCCGTTTTACAGGGTATTTTTAGCCCAGAAAGTTTGCACGCCCCCCTCACTTTACTTTTCTAACCTTTAACACGAATTAAAGCGCATATCTTTGTCTCAATATAGAGACATCTTAATGAGGTTATAAATTTATTATTATAAATCAATGAGTAAAACGTCTCTTTTTGGAGACATTGAAATATGGGTTTGTATAAAAATCACGACACTTATTTTTTTATATAAAAAACAATACGTTAAAGGATGCTATTTGATATAGGCAATTAAATAGAAAGAATAGAGAAAAAGAAGATGTTTAAAAGAGAGTTAACAGACTAGCTCAGTGGTGAATATTAAAATTTCAATACCGTTAGAATGCAAAAACCCCGCTATTAAGCGGGGTTCTTTAAATTGGTCGGCGAGAGAGGATTCGAACCTCCGACCCACTGGTCCCAAACCAGTTGCGCTACCAAGCTGCGCTACTCGCCGAAATGTACTGCTTCACATCAATTTTTTTCGTGGTGCGAAAGGGGGGACTTGAACCCCCACGTCCATAGGACACTAACACCTGAAGCTAGCGCGTCTACCAATTCCGCCACCCTCGCAATGTCACAAAAAAAATGGGGTGGCTAATGGGACTCGAACCCACGACAACTGGAATCACAATCCAGGGCTCTACCAACTGAGCTATAGCCACCATAACTTCACTTTTTTCAAAGCGTTGCTATCATACTACATACAACGTCATTTTGCCAACCGTAGCGACGCGCTAAAACTGGTGCGCCCGACAGGATTCGAACCTGAGACCTCTGCCTCCGGAGGGCAGCGCTCTATCCAGCTGAGCTACGGGCGCTTAACGCCGTTGCGGGAGAGGATAGTACGGATTTATCTACCCGCTGTCTAGTCCTTTTTGAAATAAAAATATCGATTGCTTGCCTTTTATCCATTTCGTCGAGAAAGAGAGCATTTTTGCCCTCTTTTTCGCGCGCCGCCCATAAAATTGCCGAAAAAATATCTTCCCTAGGCTTTTTTACTGTGGCCGTTTAATGCCTGAATTAAAAAATAAAGCAGGGAAACTGTCCCTAAAAAGAGTGCACCGACAATTAATGACATCCGCGTATCTGGGTTTATCGCCATTCCGACTAAGACACAGGCCAAAAAGAGTAACGTGGCATAGTTGACCCATGGAAATAAAATTGACTTAAATGGATGCCCGACTAGTTTTTCTTTATTTTGCTGGCGAAAACGAATTTGACTGGTGAGCAAAACTAACCATGGCACCATCCCTGGTAAGACGCTTGCACTGTACACGTACACAAACACTTTTTCTGGATTCGGGATGATGTAATTCAAGCTAGAGCCCGCGACAAGGCACAATATCGTAAAACCAACACAGCGTGCGGGAACGCCATTTTTCGTGAGTTTCAGTAACCCACTCGGGAGCTGCTTATTTTGCGCTAACGCGTACAACATGCGGCCACCACTGTACATGCCACTATTACATCCAGACAGCGCCGCAGTGAGCACCACAAAGTTGATTACGGCTGCCGCAGAGACAATCCCCACTTTCGCAAAGGTTAACACAAACGGGCTCCCTTGCTGCCCGACTTCAGTCCATGGAAATAAGGTAACAACAATAAAGATAGCCCCCACGTAGAAAATCAAAATGCGCCATAAAATGTTATTAATAGCTTTTTTCAGCGTCACTTGCGGATTTTTCGCTTCACCAGCCGTGATCCCAACTAACTCAACGCCTTGATAGGAAGCCACAACGATACACAGCGCAAATAAGAAGCCTTTCCAGCCCCCTGCAAAGAAGCCGCCGTGTTCCGTCAGGTTACCTAGGCCAATCGGCTCAAAGTTATTTCCAAGGCCGAAAAAGATTAACCCCAAGCCAATCAGGATCATCACCACAATCGTGGTAACTTTGATCATCGCAAACCAAAACTCTAACTCACCATACAAGCGAACGGCGGCAAGGTTGGCCAATGCGACTAAAACCACTGCGACAATGGCAAATACCCACTGAGGTACATCTGGGAACCAATATTCGGCGTAAACACCGATGGCGGTAATTTCGGAAATCCCAACTGCCACCCACATAAACCAATAACCCCACGCGGTGAGGCATCCCCAAAATGGGCTCAAATACTTATAACCGAAAGAGGCAAACGACCCTGTGACAGGCTCAAGAAACAGCATCTCCCCCATAGAACGCATGATGAAGAACACAAAAATACCGGCAATGATGTATGCCAGCAGCACGGAAGGCCCTGCCCATTTTAACGTACTGGCTGAGCCCATAAATAGCCCAACACCAATTGTTCCACCTAGCG
The window above is part of the Providencia sp. R33 genome. Proteins encoded here:
- the thrP gene encoding bifunctional threonine/serine APC transporter ThrP gives rise to the protein MGNPQQGLQRGLEARHIELIALGGTIGVGLFMGSASTLKWAGPSVLLAYIIAGIFVFFIMRSMGEMLFLEPVTGSFASFGYKYLSPFWGCLTAWGYWFMWVAVGISEITAIGVYAEYWFPDVPQWVFAIVAVVLVALANLAAVRLYGELEFWFAMIKVTTIVVMILIGLGLIFFGLGNNFEPIGLGNLTEHGGFFAGGWKGFLFALCIVVASYQGVELVGITAGEAKNPQVTLKKAINNILWRILIFYVGAIFIVVTLFPWTEVGQQGSPFVLTFAKVGIVSAAAVINFVVLTAALSGCNSGMYSGGRMLYALAQNKQLPSGLLKLTKNGVPARCVGFTILCLVAGSSLNYIIPNPEKVFVYVYSASVLPGMVPWLVLLTSQIRFRQQNKEKLVGHPFKSILFPWVNYATLLFLACVLVGMAINPDTRMSLIVGALFLGTVSLLYFLIQALNGHSKKA